CAAGAAGAAGTCCAGCTGCACCGAAGGAACTGacaaaaaacaagtttccaggaattgacggagtatcaactgagatatttcaacaaaggaatgcagtgctggaagtgctcattcgtctatgccaagaaatttggaagacaactacctggccaactgcctggtcACATATAGAaactctccctctttttctcagcTGTCTCCAATATTCTCCAGTGTCCACAGATAGAAGCTGAATTAACTTCCTGTGGCTCACTCAGTTCTTCGCTAGACCTTGGAGCATTTCCAGTTGTTACATGCACCAAGTAGGTGATTTTGCTCATGCCCGGGGTTTTTCTCCACAGATCTCTTAAGAAGTCCCTggatagtacaaacagttaacatgctcagctgctaactgaaaggttggaggtttgaagaaGAAAGGCCggatgatctccttccaaaaaatcagccattgaaaaccctatgaaccatggttctactctgacaaacatgggatcactgtgacttggagtcagctcaacagcaactggaagcTATGTCTTTGGAAATTAGGTTCATTCCCTTCTCAAAATGTCCATGTTCTATGACCCATGTTAGGTCATGCCCCCACTCTTTCTTCATTCAAATGACCTTACCTAGGTTTGTTTTGTGGGCTTAGAATTTGAGTTAGGTTTCAAAAAGTGTGTGCAATCAAGAAAGttggtttttgaaaatttcatttatttcccacAACTTGAAAATGAACAGTAGTCTTAAACAAAATATAATACTAAATAAGTGTTTtatgaataataaatatttaaatactgTGAACCacataaatatttcaaataatttaaaTAGGTAAACAAAAGTTTCTCAGCCATAGCAAATGGATCATGCATTTCTCTATTCTAAACAGCTTATTATAATTTATGACATTTAATATAGTTTTATAATAATCCCATAAATTTGTCAACACTTATTTTTTATCTGGAATGAAAAATAGATATGAAGATTGCACTTTGAGTATTAGGAAATAGCAACTTAGTTGATCAGATGGACTATTTTAAGAGTCAGCCTCTACTTTATGTCTGGAGTTTTCCTGTGAGCATGTTAATGAAGAGAAAGCATTTTCTGATTTCCACTCTGACAACCTCCCAGGCACAGAGGCTGTGTTCCTTCTCTTTCAGATACAGACCGATTCCTTGGAAGTAACTCTTCACAGAGTTCTCAGTTCCCAGGGGTATCTGTTCCACCCTCCTATCTTTCtcgaaacagatctccaggtcattCAACTGCTGATAAAGTCCAAACAGGAATTTGTCCAGAAAGGTCTCATCCCAAGCCTCAAGAGAGTCACTTCTGCTGAAGAGGTTGAAGGTTTGCTGAAGCATCTCATACAGGAGAACAGCAGCTTGCGTCTTTTCCAGCTGGTTCATATCCATAAGTATCTGAGGAAATCTGAAATCAGTCCTGTCCTTCAGACATGACAGAAGGGAGATTCTCTCCATTTGATTCAAAAGTGTGAAGGTTTCCTGATTGCTATGGCTCAGAGGTAGGTCACAGCACCAAAAGCAGGCAGGTCTGCAGCAGAACATCACCAGGGCCATCAGCACAGAGATTGGGAGGGCCATCAGGGTGCTGGGTGATTCTGCAGGACTATCTGAAGTGGAAGCCTTGCCTCAGAAAGTTCTGAGgacttttggtgaagaatacctcTTAAATGGTAAGTACAGAACTTACATTTTCTGGGCaattccatttttcttctttattttccatttctactttttctttccttttttgaaagtcaattaaatatataaatttattgaCATGAAAGCTTGGATGGGAGACTCCAAACCAGGAAGTGCCAATGCAGTATCTACCCCAGcattattacaaaaaaagagaaaaaatcattgccctcaagtcaattccaattcatagtgactctataggacagagtagaactgccccacagggcttccgaggagcagctgatgtatataaactgcccactttttgtttagctgctgaactcttagccactgcaccaccagggatctgcACAGgattatagtattttttttttttcacaacttCTGAGTTGTTCTTGGAGAGAAAA
The sequence above is drawn from the Elephas maximus indicus isolate mEleMax1 chromosome 9, mEleMax1 primary haplotype, whole genome shotgun sequence genome and encodes:
- the LOC126082394 gene encoding interferon alpha-6-like, with protein sequence MALPISVLMALVMFCCRPACFWCCDLPLSHSNQETFTLLNQMERISLLSCLKDRTDFRFPQILMDMNQLEKTQAAVLLYEMLQQTFNLFSRSDSLEAWDETFLDKFLFGLYQQLNDLEICFEKDRRVEQIPLGTENSVKSYFQGIGLYLKEKEHSLCAWEVVRVEIRKCFLFINMLTGKLQT